A region from the Sutcliffiella horikoshii genome encodes:
- a CDS encoding RNA polymerase alpha subunit C-terminal domain-containing protein, which yields MKAVKTLRVCEKGHKYFKSSECPSCPTCNKENKPGSGFLTKLSSPARSALVHEGINTLQKLSMYTEKEILKLHGIGPASLPTMKKSLEEAGLEFKE from the coding sequence TTGAAAGCAGTAAAAACTTTAAGAGTTTGTGAAAAAGGGCATAAATATTTCAAAAGTAGCGAATGCCCAAGTTGCCCTACTTGCAATAAAGAGAATAAACCCGGTAGCGGCTTCTTAACAAAATTAAGTTCACCTGCTAGAAGCGCCTTAGTTCACGAAGGGATAAATACTTTACAAAAACTCTCTATGTACACCGAAAAAGAAATACTAAAGCTCCACGGTATTGGACCCGCTTCTTTACCAACTATGAAAAAATCATTAGAAGAGGCTGGTTTAGAATTTAAAGAATAA
- a CDS encoding alpha/beta fold hydrolase, with product MERRIEKFSTNGLTLEYSIMGDGEPIFVMHGGHSNCKEEFGYKALIENGFSIITPSRAGYGGTSKEIGESLSTACEHYMKLLNHLNIKKVHLVAISAGGPSGIYFASKYPEKVCSLTLQSAVTKEWLTPKDKELKAARVLFRPKTEKYTWKLISFMNNLFPRFIFNQMFPSFSKLTHNEAKKMLSKDDVEAIRKMNNRQRSGEGFFIDLAQINEVAIENLQAISCPTLIMHSKHDGSVPLEHPYLAHEKIPTSELCLLDTWGHLIWLGKSSKETDEILIRFLKSRTFCIA from the coding sequence ATGGAGAGAAGAATAGAGAAATTTTCTACAAATGGGTTAACGCTAGAATATTCTATTATGGGTGACGGTGAACCTATATTTGTCATGCATGGAGGACATTCAAATTGTAAAGAAGAGTTCGGGTATAAAGCATTAATAGAAAATGGGTTTTCTATTATTACTCCTTCAAGAGCAGGGTATGGAGGTACGTCGAAAGAAATAGGAGAAAGTCTATCTACTGCCTGTGAGCATTATATGAAGCTATTAAATCATTTGAATATAAAAAAGGTCCACCTTGTGGCAATATCCGCAGGTGGTCCAAGTGGTATATATTTTGCTTCTAAGTATCCTGAAAAGGTTTGCTCGCTGACTTTACAATCTGCTGTTACGAAAGAATGGCTCACTCCCAAGGATAAAGAATTAAAAGCGGCAAGGGTATTATTTCGTCCTAAAACAGAAAAATACACATGGAAGTTAATATCTTTTATGAATAATCTATTTCCACGATTTATCTTTAATCAAATGTTTCCTTCCTTTAGTAAATTAACACATAATGAAGCAAAGAAAATGTTAAGTAAGGATGATGTGGAAGCAATAAGAAAAATGAATAATCGACAACGATCAGGGGAAGGTTTTTTTATCGACTTAGCACAGATTAATGAGGTAGCTATTGAAAATTTACAAGCTATAAGTTGTCCAACGCTTATTATGCACAGTAAACATGATGGCTCTGTACCATTAGAACACCCTTATCTTGCTCATGAAAAAATCCCTACTTCTGAATTATGTCTCCTCGATACATGGGGACATCTAATTTGGCTAGGTAAATCATCAAAAGAGACAGATGAAATACTTATTAGGTTCCTTAAATCACGTACATTTTGTATCGCTTGA
- the tyrS gene encoding tyrosine--tRNA ligase, translated as MLVKPEEQLTIIMKGAQEIVNKEELLAKLEKSYESKTPLIVKLGLDPSAPDIHLGHAVVLRKMKQMQDLGHKIVIIIGDFTGRIGDPTGKAKGRKPLSDEQVKLNAQTYCEQIFKVLDAEKTTVRFNSEWLFKLTFEEVIKLAASTSVARILERDDFQKRYNNQVPIGIHEFFYPLMQAYDSVEIKADIELGGTDQTFNILMGRTLQKQWGLEKQVAIFMPLLEGLDGVEKMSKSLGNYIGVNEPAEVMFKKVMEVPDELIIKYFELATDEHPKEIQKWIQQLEQGANPRDIKLDLARIITNLYCGEEETKRAITFYETAFSKKEIPDDIPELLIEIGAETVLAIIPQLVEQGFVKSKSEFMRLIKQKGVQLNKEKLSIDELDRVLMNDEVLQIGKKRFIRFIK; from the coding sequence ATGTTAGTAAAACCAGAAGAACAATTGACCATTATCATGAAAGGTGCTCAAGAAATAGTAAACAAAGAAGAGCTATTGGCAAAATTGGAGAAGTCCTATGAATCAAAGACACCTCTGATTGTTAAACTAGGGCTTGACCCTTCCGCACCTGATATTCATCTGGGTCATGCAGTGGTGCTTAGAAAAATGAAGCAAATGCAAGACCTAGGCCATAAAATCGTTATCATCATTGGGGATTTCACAGGGCGTATCGGAGATCCGACTGGAAAAGCAAAGGGGAGAAAACCGTTAAGTGATGAGCAGGTAAAACTGAATGCACAAACATACTGTGAGCAAATCTTTAAAGTGTTAGATGCAGAAAAAACGACTGTCCGATTCAATAGTGAGTGGCTATTTAAACTAACATTTGAGGAAGTAATCAAACTAGCAGCCAGCACATCTGTAGCAAGAATACTAGAGCGTGACGATTTCCAAAAGAGATACAATAACCAAGTGCCGATCGGCATTCATGAATTTTTCTACCCATTAATGCAAGCATACGATTCCGTCGAAATAAAAGCAGATATTGAACTAGGTGGAACAGACCAAACATTTAATATTCTCATGGGACGCACTCTCCAAAAACAATGGGGATTAGAAAAGCAAGTTGCCATTTTCATGCCATTGCTTGAAGGGTTGGACGGAGTAGAAAAAATGAGTAAGAGCCTTGGTAATTACATCGGTGTCAATGAGCCAGCTGAAGTAATGTTCAAAAAAGTGATGGAGGTTCCAGACGAACTCATTATCAAATACTTTGAACTGGCAACGGATGAACATCCAAAAGAGATTCAGAAGTGGATCCAACAGTTAGAACAGGGAGCAAATCCTAGAGATATCAAACTTGATTTGGCTAGAATCATTACGAATCTATACTGTGGAGAGGAAGAAACGAAAAGAGCCATCACATTCTACGAAACGGCCTTTAGCAAAAAAGAAATACCAGATGACATCCCAGAGTTATTGATCGAAATCGGAGCGGAAACAGTTTTAGCTATCATTCCACAATTAGTCGAGCAAGGCTTTGTTAAAAGCAAAAGCGAATTCATGCGCTTAATCAAGCAAAAAGGAGTCCAGCTCAACAAAGAAAAACTAAGCATTGATGAACTGGACCGGGTATTAATGAACGATGAAGTACTGCAAATTGGTAAAAAGAGATTTATTAGGTTCATAAAATAA
- a CDS encoding ABC transporter permease, which produces MKTDIPVQENAKQAFRFELFDFLYKYGTIITIFVLIAVFALANPAFIQSNNVINILRSISIVTIIAIGITISLTVNGFDLSVGSVASLSNAIVISMFVWFSQNTAVAIFSAIAAALVVGAFNSFMIVKLKIPDMLMTLATMFIIQGIALTYTKGSTISQNMVMADGTFATGTISPLFQKFGQVPWIIVIMLTIVVVVHIFLTYTKHGRFMYIIGGNAEAAKLSGIAVNKYKVAAYLFSALLAAIGGMVLASRIMTAEINAGTPYLMDSVAAAFIGFAVLGAGKPNAFGTFIGAVLIGILQNGLVMMSVPYYAMDIVKGLVLAFALGITYYKQK; this is translated from the coding sequence ATGAAAACTGACATACCAGTGCAGGAGAACGCCAAACAGGCCTTCCGCTTTGAACTGTTCGATTTTTTATATAAATACGGGACCATCATTACCATTTTTGTGTTGATTGCCGTGTTTGCCCTTGCAAACCCAGCATTCATCCAATCTAATAATGTCATCAATATTTTAAGGTCGATCTCGATCGTTACGATTATCGCAATCGGCATCACCATCTCCCTAACAGTAAACGGCTTCGACTTATCCGTGGGGTCTGTTGCATCCCTGTCCAATGCTATCGTTATCTCCATGTTTGTCTGGTTTTCGCAAAATACTGCAGTGGCAATCTTTTCAGCAATAGCGGCAGCACTGGTAGTCGGGGCTTTCAACTCTTTTATGATTGTAAAACTGAAAATTCCTGATATGCTGATGACTCTTGCGACCATGTTCATCATCCAGGGCATTGCATTGACTTATACAAAAGGCTCTACAATTTCGCAAAATATGGTCATGGCTGATGGAACGTTTGCAACGGGAACCATCAGCCCGCTATTTCAGAAATTTGGACAGGTCCCATGGATCATCGTCATCATGTTAACGATTGTGGTGGTGGTTCATATTTTCCTCACCTACACCAAGCACGGAAGATTCATGTACATCATTGGAGGAAATGCTGAAGCGGCCAAGCTTTCGGGAATAGCGGTGAACAAATACAAAGTAGCGGCTTATTTATTTTCCGCCTTATTAGCAGCAATCGGAGGGATGGTCCTTGCTTCACGGATTATGACAGCAGAAATAAATGCGGGCACACCATACTTAATGGATTCAGTTGCGGCAGCATTCATTGGTTTTGCCGTCCTTGGAGCAGGAAAACCGAATGCATTCGGCACATTTATCGGTGCAGTATTAATCGGGATCCTTCAAAATGGCCTCGTCATGATGTCCGTTCCTTATTATGCGATGGATATTGTCAAAGGCCTTGTGCTTGCCTTTGCGTTGGGGATTACGTATTATAAGCAAAAATAA
- a CDS encoding sugar ABC transporter ATP-binding protein produces the protein MTNTTLEMKDISIEFPGVKALDQVTFTAKPGSVHALIGANGAGKSTLMKVLAGAYDHFSGEIKLGGNPLSISNPTDSQQAGVQIVYQEVDAALIPTLTVAENIMLQETVQHSGSKQWIRWRNVHKKAAEHLKKLNSNISTKRLVSSLTLAEKQMVLLARAISTDCKFLILDEPTAPLSNRETEKLFSVIKRLKEEGVGVIFISHRIPEIVEICDEITIMRNGQVVNRDNVANLTPEKIVEWMLGQKLEQQFPEHNPTIGESLLEVEGLSDNTIVKDVSLHVKAGEVVGIAGLVGAGKTELCKALFGSSKTTGTIKIKGNTVKVKTPHVAVQNGLAFIPEERRKEGLILHESVQTNLVSANLHAFTKALHFLDNKAQKSKSQEIIQALGIKTPSPDTSVHTLSGGNQQKIAIGKWLVSEADIYIFDEPTKGVDVGAKRDIFELIAALAKRGKAILYASSELSEIVGLTNRVYVLYDGKVTKELSTADTDEQELLYFSTGGQGNEN, from the coding sequence ATGACAAACACAACACTTGAAATGAAAGATATATCCATCGAATTCCCTGGGGTAAAGGCTCTTGACCAAGTAACATTTACCGCAAAACCCGGAAGTGTCCATGCTTTAATAGGAGCCAATGGTGCTGGGAAATCGACGTTGATGAAAGTACTGGCTGGAGCGTACGATCATTTTAGCGGGGAAATCAAACTCGGAGGAAATCCACTTTCTATTTCTAATCCAACTGACTCCCAACAGGCAGGCGTACAAATCGTTTATCAGGAAGTGGATGCAGCATTGATTCCGACACTGACGGTAGCGGAGAATATCATGCTTCAAGAGACGGTGCAGCACTCCGGAAGCAAGCAGTGGATTCGTTGGAGAAATGTACATAAGAAAGCGGCCGAACACTTGAAAAAATTGAATAGTAATATTTCTACCAAGCGTCTAGTAAGCTCGCTGACATTAGCAGAGAAGCAAATGGTCCTCTTGGCAAGAGCTATTTCAACAGATTGTAAGTTTTTGATTTTAGATGAACCAACAGCGCCTCTTAGCAACAGAGAGACAGAAAAACTGTTTTCTGTCATCAAAAGATTGAAAGAGGAAGGGGTAGGGGTCATCTTTATCTCCCATAGGATTCCTGAAATCGTGGAAATCTGTGATGAAATAACGATTATGAGAAATGGACAGGTAGTCAATCGGGACAACGTGGCAAACCTTACTCCTGAAAAGATAGTAGAGTGGATGCTAGGTCAGAAACTAGAACAGCAGTTTCCGGAACACAATCCAACCATAGGTGAGTCCCTGCTAGAAGTAGAAGGACTCAGCGACAACACTATAGTGAAAGATGTAAGTCTCCACGTAAAAGCTGGTGAAGTAGTGGGAATAGCCGGTCTTGTTGGAGCGGGGAAAACGGAGCTCTGCAAGGCATTGTTTGGGTCATCTAAAACGACAGGGACAATAAAAATCAAAGGAAATACAGTCAAAGTAAAAACACCCCATGTAGCAGTACAAAACGGGCTGGCATTTATTCCAGAGGAGCGGAGAAAGGAAGGTCTCATCCTCCACGAATCCGTGCAAACTAATTTGGTTTCCGCTAATCTCCATGCATTCACAAAGGCCCTGCATTTCCTTGATAACAAAGCACAGAAAAGCAAATCACAAGAGATCATCCAAGCACTGGGCATTAAAACGCCATCACCTGACACAAGTGTCCACACACTTTCAGGAGGAAATCAGCAAAAAATCGCCATAGGCAAATGGCTGGTCTCTGAAGCGGATATCTACATTTTTGATGAGCCAACAAAAGGGGTCGATGTTGGCGCTAAAAGGGACATTTTTGAACTGATTGCCGCCCTTGCGAAACGCGGTAAGGCCATCCTTTACGCATCATCTGAGCTTTCAGAGATTGTCGGCCTGACCAATAGGGTGTATGTCCTTTACGACGGCAAGGTTACAAAAGAACTATCCACCGCAGATACAGACGAACAAGAGCTTCTATACTTTTCAACAGGGGGACAAGGAAATGAAAACTGA
- a CDS encoding sugar ABC transporter substrate-binding protein: MTKNIFKKGIVALTTATLLLTGCSGGGDSAASSKPTGPIENVPEKFADGEGAKIKVIRKIGGDDHTAQFLAGAKEEGESLGFTVDVFTANGDSAKFHDAINQTVNQDYDGVIISHGDDSATVGGVQQLVDSGKEVVTFDSNGDLANIEGVTLTSQDDEELAKLALDQLVNDFNGEANVVYLWVDGFPPMVRRNNVYKETLENNPGLNEVERFGVAAADTSVQTQNAVAAMLNKHPKGSIDAIFATWDAFAVGAARALKEAGREEIKIYGIDVSNADLQEISTEGSPWKYTAAVDPKLIGAVNLRLLAKKLAGEETPQTYDLEASLISQEDLKQSNEAVNMGNLSSVVEGWGESDSFLEEWMNTLKEHYKK, translated from the coding sequence ATGACTAAAAACATTTTTAAAAAAGGAATTGTGGCATTAACAACAGCGACTTTATTATTGACAGGTTGTAGTGGAGGAGGCGATTCTGCGGCGAGCAGTAAGCCGACTGGGCCGATTGAGAACGTACCAGAGAAGTTTGCTGATGGAGAAGGTGCAAAAATTAAGGTGATACGAAAGATTGGCGGAGATGATCATACGGCTCAATTTTTAGCTGGGGCTAAAGAGGAAGGGGAGTCACTAGGGTTTACAGTGGATGTGTTTACTGCAAATGGTGACAGTGCCAAATTTCATGATGCTATCAACCAGACGGTTAACCAAGATTATGACGGAGTGATTATTTCACACGGTGATGATTCGGCAACAGTGGGAGGGGTTCAGCAGCTTGTCGACAGCGGCAAAGAAGTGGTGACATTCGATTCCAACGGAGATTTAGCGAACATTGAAGGAGTTACACTAACTTCTCAAGATGATGAGGAGCTGGCAAAGTTGGCACTTGACCAACTCGTTAACGATTTCAATGGGGAAGCAAATGTGGTGTATCTGTGGGTTGACGGTTTCCCTCCGATGGTTCGACGTAACAATGTTTATAAGGAGACATTAGAAAACAATCCCGGACTGAATGAAGTGGAACGCTTTGGAGTTGCAGCGGCAGATACTTCCGTTCAAACACAGAACGCGGTTGCGGCAATGTTGAACAAGCACCCTAAAGGAAGCATTGATGCTATCTTTGCAACATGGGATGCATTCGCAGTAGGAGCGGCTCGTGCTTTAAAAGAGGCAGGTCGAGAAGAAATCAAGATATACGGAATCGATGTTTCCAATGCCGACCTTCAGGAAATCAGTACGGAAGGAAGCCCTTGGAAATACACAGCAGCTGTGGATCCGAAATTGATCGGTGCTGTAAATCTGCGTTTACTTGCTAAAAAGCTTGCAGGGGAAGAAACGCCGCAAACTTATGACTTGGAAGCTTCCTTAATCTCTCAAGAAGATTTAAAACAATCAAACGAAGCGGTAAACATGGGCAACCTTTCATCAGTCGTGGAGGGCTGGGGTGAATCTGACTCCTTCTTAGAAGAGTGGATGAACACATTGAAAGAGCATTACAAAAAATAA
- a CDS encoding glycoside hydrolase family 13 protein, whose product MKKIWWKEAVAYQVYPRSFMDSNGDGIGDLRGVISKLDYLKDMGIDVIWICPMYKSPNVDNGYDISDYQDIMEDFGNMADFDELLEEVHNRDMKLIIDLVINHTSDQHEWFIESASSKDNPKRDWYIWKDGKAGKEPNNWESIFNGPAWKLDEKTGQYYMHIFATEQPDLNWENKDVRFALYDMINWWLDKGIDGFRVDAISHIKKEPGFPDLPNPKGLDYVPSFDYMMNVEGIQKHLEELKEQTFARYDIMTVGEANGVKLNQADEWVGEENGKFNMIFQFEHLGLWEKGTEGGVDLLQLKKTLTKWQKGLEGNGWNALFLENHDQARSVSTWGNDKEYLVESAKSLGALYFLMQGTPFIYQGQELGMTNVKFDSINDYDDVGMKNLYDIESAKGEEHAQKVMEIIWAKGRDNSRTPMQWNDEPNGGFTTGTPWMGVNENYKTINVEKQWNDPNSVLSFYRDMIKIRKEEEVFVYGEYNLILEDDTQVYGYTRTLDNKVAVVLCNLSEEEVTVELEDLEVASADLRLQNYEVAAHEGVSELTLKPYETRVYVVAK is encoded by the coding sequence TTGAAAAAGATATGGTGGAAAGAAGCAGTTGCCTATCAGGTATATCCTAGAAGTTTCATGGATTCCAATGGGGACGGTATTGGTGATTTACGAGGAGTTATTTCTAAATTAGATTATTTAAAAGATATGGGTATAGATGTTATTTGGATCTGTCCGATGTATAAGTCTCCGAATGTTGATAATGGCTATGACATCAGTGATTATCAAGATATCATGGAAGACTTCGGGAACATGGCGGATTTTGATGAGTTACTAGAAGAAGTGCATAACCGCGACATGAAGCTTATCATTGATTTGGTAATCAATCATACTTCTGATCAGCATGAGTGGTTCATTGAATCTGCATCTTCTAAAGACAATCCAAAACGTGATTGGTACATTTGGAAAGATGGAAAAGCTGGCAAAGAGCCGAACAACTGGGAAAGTATTTTCAATGGTCCTGCTTGGAAGTTGGACGAGAAGACTGGCCAGTATTACATGCACATCTTTGCAACAGAACAGCCTGACTTAAACTGGGAAAATAAAGATGTTCGCTTTGCGTTGTACGACATGATCAACTGGTGGTTGGACAAAGGAATTGACGGATTCCGTGTGGATGCTATTTCTCATATCAAAAAAGAGCCTGGATTCCCGGACTTGCCGAATCCAAAAGGTTTAGATTATGTTCCATCTTTTGACTACATGATGAATGTTGAAGGAATTCAAAAGCATCTTGAGGAATTGAAAGAGCAAACGTTTGCGCGTTACGACATCATGACGGTCGGGGAAGCAAATGGTGTGAAGCTGAACCAAGCAGATGAGTGGGTTGGCGAAGAGAACGGGAAGTTCAATATGATTTTCCAATTTGAACATCTTGGTCTTTGGGAAAAAGGAACAGAAGGCGGCGTAGACCTTCTTCAACTGAAGAAAACATTGACGAAATGGCAAAAAGGGTTGGAAGGGAATGGCTGGAATGCCTTATTCCTTGAAAACCATGACCAGGCTCGTTCTGTTTCTACATGGGGAAATGATAAAGAGTACCTAGTGGAAAGTGCGAAATCGCTTGGTGCATTGTATTTCTTAATGCAAGGAACTCCTTTCATCTACCAAGGTCAAGAACTTGGTATGACAAATGTGAAGTTTGACAGCATTAACGATTATGATGATGTTGGCATGAAAAACCTTTACGACATTGAGAGTGCCAAAGGGGAAGAGCATGCTCAAAAAGTGATGGAAATCATCTGGGCTAAAGGCCGTGACAACTCCCGTACTCCTATGCAGTGGAACGACGAGCCAAACGGAGGCTTCACCACTGGTACTCCATGGATGGGCGTGAATGAAAACTACAAAACCATCAATGTGGAAAAGCAATGGAATGACCCGAATTCCGTATTAAGCTTCTATCGCGACATGATCAAAATTCGTAAAGAAGAGGAAGTATTTGTCTATGGCGAATACAATCTGATTCTTGAAGATGACACACAAGTTTACGGTTATACAAGAACACTTGATAACAAAGTGGCGGTTGTATTATGTAACTTGAGTGAGGAAGAAGTAACAGTAGAGCTTGAAGATCTTGAGGTAGCTTCTGCAGACCTTCGTCTTCAAAACTATGAAGTTGCTGCACATGAAGGTGTGTCTGAATTGACATTAAAGCCTTATGAAACTCGTGTTTATGTAGTTGCGAAGTAA
- a CDS encoding TolB-like translocation protein yields MKYLLICLLAASVVFSPLSSYATTTEQPKAAFTRYHSLWMFDGTKEVPLHENIEVGKFSWSSDGKWLVYEAKQVDTPSELEEYDIWLYNTETMSSTKLKIAGHDPQWNPVDRSFGFLTGSILCVVELASGTPIIHQLTGGVSNFTWDAEGVNLIASASATLFPDGWSHPRLYEVHWGIEKEAHEMDVKVTPLHTVSSPLKYEDISILAVDVDDFSWSHDGKSLSMVVAPTASWSADSNMLSVYVKENKLFIPLGEMLLDPNWIKWAPTKPLLASIQGGGRMTSGGVKNKVLTTSTIIPNYKKTHTPKGFADVDFDWVDDEKIVVARGRETSGENQDKFKSSLYLVGLKEKEAVMIVETPEGSSDGEPVVLKEGSELMAWVRVDADGRRHIWMSKVDGSDGRMVVENVFDVVWFGD; encoded by the coding sequence ATGAAATATTTATTGATATGCCTATTGGCTGCATCCGTTGTTTTCTCCCCACTATCTAGTTACGCTACAACCACGGAACAACCAAAAGCGGCTTTTACGAGGTACCATTCTTTATGGATGTTTGATGGTACCAAGGAAGTTCCCTTGCATGAGAACATTGAAGTGGGAAAATTCAGTTGGTCAAGTGATGGCAAGTGGCTTGTTTATGAAGCCAAGCAGGTGGATACGCCATCAGAATTAGAAGAATATGACATTTGGTTATATAATACCGAAACAATGAGTTCTACCAAACTAAAGATTGCGGGACATGATCCACAGTGGAATCCCGTTGACCGTTCATTTGGATTTCTGACTGGTTCCATACTTTGTGTTGTGGAACTTGCTTCTGGAACTCCGATCATTCACCAGCTTACAGGTGGTGTTTCTAATTTCACTTGGGATGCAGAAGGTGTCAACTTAATTGCCTCTGCCAGTGCGACTTTGTTTCCGGATGGTTGGAGCCACCCAAGACTTTACGAGGTTCATTGGGGGATAGAAAAGGAAGCTCATGAGATGGATGTAAAAGTAACACCGCTTCACACGGTTTCGTCTCCTCTAAAATACGAGGACATATCCATTCTAGCAGTAGATGTAGATGATTTCTCCTGGTCACATGACGGAAAAAGCTTATCAATGGTGGTTGCGCCAACTGCTTCGTGGTCTGCTGACAGCAATATGCTGAGTGTCTATGTAAAAGAGAACAAGCTTTTTATTCCACTTGGGGAAATGTTGCTTGATCCCAACTGGATAAAGTGGGCCCCGACTAAGCCTCTCCTTGCCTCCATTCAGGGTGGCGGCAGGATGACCAGTGGCGGAGTTAAAAATAAAGTACTGACGACAAGTACCATTATCCCAAATTATAAAAAGACGCATACGCCTAAAGGGTTTGCGGATGTGGATTTTGATTGGGTGGATGATGAGAAGATTGTAGTGGCGCGTGGTCGGGAAACAAGTGGTGAGAATCAGGATAAATTTAAGTCGTCTTTGTATTTGGTAGGTTTGAAGGAAAAAGAGGCTGTTATGATTGTGGAAACGCCTGAGGGTTCTTCTGATGGTGAGCCTGTGGTTTTGAAAGAGGGTTCTGAGTTGATGGCTTGGGTTCGGGTGGATGCGGATGGAAGAAGGCATATTTGGATGAGTAAGGTGGATGGATCTGACGGTAGAATGGTAGTGGAGAATGTGTTTGATGTGGTTTGGTTTGGGGACTGA
- the efp gene encoding elongation factor P: MISVNDFRTGLTIEVDNGIWRVMDFQHVKPGKGAAFVRSKLRNLRNGAIQEKTFRAGEKVAKAQIDNRKMQYLYANGDMHVFMDNESYDQLELPSAQIEYELKFLKENMEVAIMMYQSETLGVELPNTVELKVAETEPGIKGDTASGGSKPAVMETGVTVNVPFFVNEGDVLIINTTDSSYVSRA, encoded by the coding sequence ATGATTTCAGTAAACGATTTTCGTACAGGTTTAACAATCGAAGTAGACAACGGCATTTGGCGTGTAATGGATTTCCAACACGTTAAGCCGGGAAAAGGAGCAGCATTCGTACGTTCTAAATTACGTAACCTACGTAATGGTGCTATCCAAGAAAAAACGTTCCGTGCTGGCGAAAAAGTAGCAAAAGCACAGATCGACAACCGCAAAATGCAGTACCTTTATGCAAACGGCGACATGCACGTATTCATGGACAACGAGTCCTATGACCAGTTGGAGCTTCCATCTGCTCAAATCGAATACGAATTGAAATTCTTGAAAGAAAACATGGAAGTTGCCATCATGATGTACCAAAGCGAGACGCTTGGAGTCGAGCTTCCAAATACAGTAGAACTAAAAGTAGCTGAAACAGAGCCAGGAATCAAAGGCGACACAGCTTCCGGCGGATCTAAGCCAGCAGTGATGGAAACTGGTGTAACAGTTAACGTACCGTTCTTCGTAAATGAAGGAGACGTATTGATCATCAATACAACTGATTCTTCTTACGTTTCAAGAGCTTGA
- a CDS encoding M24 family metallopeptidase produces MTKLTKLRESFQASGIDALLITSGKNRQYITGFTGSAGVAVVTEDKAVFITDFRYTEQAAKQCEGFEIVQHKGGLVDEIANVVKDLGVAKLGFEQDHVTFSTYLNYKTTIKADLVPVSGVIEKLRLIKSEQEIKILKEATQIADAAFEHILTYIKPGLTELDVSNELEFFMRKQGAVSSSFDIIVASGYRSALPHGVASDKVIEKGEFVTLDFGAYYKGYNSDITRTLAVGEPSDELKTIYDIVLEAQLRGMRGIKAGITGREADALTRDYITEKGYGEYFGHSTGHGLGMEVHEGPSLSVKSETVLEPGMIVTVEPGIYVAGLGGVRIEDDTIVTETGNETLSFSTKELIIL; encoded by the coding sequence ATGACAAAATTAACAAAACTTAGAGAGAGCTTTCAAGCTTCAGGTATCGATGCTTTACTAATTACAAGCGGCAAAAACCGCCAATACATCACAGGTTTCACCGGTTCAGCAGGTGTGGCAGTCGTAACAGAAGACAAAGCAGTATTCATCACGGACTTCCGTTACACCGAACAAGCTGCCAAACAGTGTGAAGGCTTTGAAATCGTCCAACACAAAGGTGGACTAGTAGATGAAATTGCAAATGTCGTAAAAGACCTCGGAGTAGCAAAGCTTGGTTTCGAGCAAGATCATGTTACTTTTTCTACTTACTTAAACTACAAAACAACGATAAAAGCAGATCTTGTCCCTGTTTCTGGCGTTATTGAAAAGTTACGCTTGATTAAGAGTGAACAAGAGATTAAGATATTAAAGGAAGCTACACAGATTGCTGACGCAGCTTTTGAACATATTCTTACATACATCAAGCCAGGTCTGACAGAATTGGATGTTTCCAATGAGTTGGAATTCTTCATGAGAAAGCAAGGCGCTGTTTCTTCATCCTTTGACATTATCGTCGCTTCTGGTTACCGCTCAGCCCTGCCTCATGGCGTCGCTTCCGATAAAGTGATTGAAAAAGGTGAGTTTGTAACACTTGATTTTGGAGCTTACTATAAAGGCTACAACTCTGATATTACAAGAACACTAGCTGTAGGTGAGCCAAGCGATGAGCTGAAAACGATCTATGATATCGTATTGGAAGCACAGTTACGAGGCATGAGAGGCATCAAGGCAGGTATTACCGGCCGTGAAGCTGATGCGCTGACTCGTGATTACATTACGGAAAAAGGATATGGAGAGTACTTCGGACATTCTACAGGTCACGGACTTGGAATGGAAGTGCATGAAGGTCCTTCTCTATCTGTGAAATCAGAAACAGTTTTAGAACCGGGAATGATTGTAACAGTAGAGCCTGGTATTTATGTTGCCGGATTAGGCGGAGTGCGTATCGAAGACGATACAATCGTTACAGAAACAGGTAACGAAACACTTTCCTTCTCTACCAAAGAACTTATTATACTGTAA